A window of the Scandinavium goeteborgense genome harbors these coding sequences:
- the nfsB gene encoding oxygen-insensitive NAD(P)H nitroreductase, with protein MDIISVALKRHSTKAFDASMKLSAEQAENLKTLLQYSPSSTNSQPWHFIVASTEEGKARVAKSAAGGFVFNERKMLDASHVVVFCAKTAMDDAWLEKVVDQEEIDGRFATPEAKAGNHKGRVFFADLHRKELKDDAHWMQKQVYLNVGNFLLGVAAMGLDAVPIEGFDAAVMDKEFGLTEKGFTSVVVVPVGRHSVEDFNAALPKSRLPQSTTLTEI; from the coding sequence ATGGACATTATTTCTGTTGCGTTAAAACGCCATTCAACCAAAGCCTTCGACGCCAGCATGAAGCTGAGCGCTGAACAGGCCGAAAACCTGAAAACCCTGTTGCAGTACAGCCCTTCCAGCACCAACTCCCAGCCGTGGCACTTCATCGTGGCCAGCACCGAAGAAGGCAAAGCGCGCGTTGCCAAATCTGCCGCCGGTGGTTTCGTGTTCAACGAACGCAAAATGCTGGATGCGTCCCACGTGGTGGTGTTCTGCGCCAAAACGGCGATGGACGATGCATGGCTGGAAAAAGTGGTCGATCAGGAAGAGATTGATGGCCGTTTTGCGACCCCGGAAGCGAAAGCAGGCAACCACAAAGGCCGTGTGTTCTTTGCCGATTTACACCGCAAAGAACTGAAAGATGATGCGCACTGGATGCAGAAACAGGTTTACCTTAACGTCGGTAACTTCCTGCTGGGCGTGGCCGCGATGGGCCTCGATGCCGTGCCAATTGAAGGCTTTGACGCGGCAGTGATGGACAAAGAGTTCGGCCTGACCGAGAAAGGCTTCACCAGCGTCGTGGTTGTACCGGTTGGCCGTCACAGCGTGGAAGACTTCAACGCTGCGCTTCCGAAATCTCGCTTGCCGCAGAGCACGACCCTGACAGAAATTTAA
- a CDS encoding helix-turn-helix domain-containing protein, which yields MSKKIINWDDVRAEMLAQPGFQAAFDAEVRQERLREMLAQWREQAGLTRSQVAQRMGVSAPTVSRMEANVTRASLDTLTRYALACGVESPLIQLY from the coding sequence ATGAGCAAGAAAATCATTAACTGGGATGACGTGCGGGCAGAAATGCTGGCGCAGCCCGGATTTCAGGCGGCGTTTGACGCCGAAGTGCGTCAGGAAAGATTGCGTGAAATGCTGGCCCAATGGCGGGAGCAGGCGGGCTTAACTCGTTCACAGGTTGCGCAGCGCATGGGCGTTAGCGCGCCGACAGTCTCGAGAATGGAAGCCAATGTCACCCGCGCCAGTCTCGATACCCTGACGCGGTACGCATTGGCCTGCGGCGTTGAATCACCGCTGATCCAGCTCTACTGA
- a CDS encoding MmcQ/YjbR family DNA-binding protein, with protein MNGETLLKHAHQFALELPFTEQTWPFGPEYDVYRVGGKIFMIAITLRGKPLINLKADPQKALLHQEIYKSIEPGYHMNKKHWITVYGGDDISPELVEDLITDSWHKVVDKLPKRDQKRLRPQ; from the coding sequence ATGAATGGCGAGACGTTACTTAAACACGCGCACCAGTTTGCGCTGGAACTGCCCTTCACCGAGCAAACCTGGCCGTTTGGCCCGGAATACGATGTGTACCGCGTCGGCGGTAAAATCTTCATGATTGCCATAACCCTGCGTGGTAAACCGCTTATCAACTTGAAAGCGGACCCGCAAAAAGCCCTGCTGCATCAGGAAATTTATAAAAGCATTGAGCCGGGTTATCACATGAACAAAAAGCACTGGATAACCGTCTACGGCGGCGACGACATCAGCCCGGAACTGGTGGAAGACTTAATCACCGACTCCTGGCACAAGGTGGTCGATAAACTGCCGAAGCGCGACCAGAAACGCCTGCGCCCACAATGA
- a CDS encoding type II toxin-antitoxin system RelE/ParE family toxin — translation MFTLVMHGEVRDEILSFPLAVQARFFRQLDKLRANPTALREPDSKPLGHGLFEIRTVGFFHSRGIYVYRNGQSIWLLRVFVKKTKKTPVAELALAIKRLKEMQDEQENH, via the coding sequence ATGTTCACATTAGTTATGCACGGTGAAGTTCGTGATGAAATTTTGTCGTTTCCTTTGGCCGTTCAGGCACGGTTTTTTCGTCAACTGGACAAGCTCAGGGCAAACCCAACAGCGCTGCGAGAACCTGACTCAAAACCTTTGGGCCATGGGTTATTTGAAATCCGCACGGTGGGGTTCTTTCATTCGCGAGGGATCTACGTTTATCGAAACGGGCAATCGATCTGGTTGCTCCGGGTCTTTGTGAAAAAGACGAAAAAAACACCTGTGGCGGAACTGGCGCTGGCGATAAAACGATTAAAGGAGATGCAGGATGAGCAAGAAAATCATTAA
- a CDS encoding TetR/AcrR family transcriptional regulator, producing the protein MARPKSEDKKQALLEAATVAIAQQGIAASTALIARNAGVAEGTLFRYFATKDDLFNALYLHLKSSLCETMLTGITDAVTPKDFTRCIWNSYISWGVRNPVGHKAIRRMAVSEKITAETKQQVTDMFPDLHKLCQRSVRGIFLTTAFQAFGDALFLSLAETTIEFASHEPERANDLIALGFEAMWLALAEETTA; encoded by the coding sequence GTGGCTCGTCCTAAGAGTGAAGACAAAAAACAAGCGTTACTGGAAGCCGCGACAGTCGCCATTGCTCAGCAAGGTATCGCGGCCTCTACGGCCCTGATCGCCCGCAATGCAGGGGTTGCCGAAGGAACGCTGTTTCGTTATTTCGCCACCAAAGACGACCTGTTCAACGCCCTTTACCTGCACCTGAAAAGCTCACTGTGTGAGACGATGCTGACGGGCATTACCGATGCCGTCACGCCGAAAGATTTCACCCGCTGTATCTGGAATAGCTACATTTCCTGGGGCGTGCGTAATCCCGTTGGCCATAAAGCGATTCGCCGTATGGCGGTCAGCGAGAAAATCACCGCTGAAACTAAGCAGCAGGTCACCGACATGTTCCCGGACCTGCACAAACTGTGTCAGCGTTCGGTGCGTGGTATCTTTCTCACCACCGCGTTTCAGGCTTTTGGTGACGCGTTGTTTTTATCGCTCGCCGAAACCACCATCGAATTTGCCAGCCATGAACCCGAGCGTGCGAACGATTTAATCGCCCTCGGATTTGAAGCGATGTGGCTGGCGCTGGCTGAAGAAACCACCGCATGA
- a CDS encoding alpha/beta hydrolase: MKMAWSGLLIGLSTMPTAAVACESPSVQGEQKGKFDASGEVCFELPELGENYVQATLSGVTDARLLDRDNRRIRALIEGGPADGTQTLLFSLPPNQTTTLVLQGHEGDRWHFQWRMKETSAISSADKPDPASPLLQTLAKQLESGATTDAFWQARQREGTPLVEPVDSRHKRVTFLWRGAHNNVFLLGSPAGEHDPLFRLGNSDVWFRSYVVPADTLMQYQLAPDVPKIEGNPHEQQRAILVSAQADPFNPNSLNPASDRWNRYSLLALDPARYCTLTRMKKPIHYGQLTRHQIDSDFLGNTREIKIYRPRVSQPARWTLLLFDGKQYQDDYHFANVLDDLIARHVLPPVNVVFIDTLDNARRGAELPPNPRFADFMAHELLPWLHRKGLSLQRDKTVLAGSSYGGLASAWVALRYPNLFGNVLSLSGSYWWAPKGEATDWLTRQYQQAPRYPIRFWLQAGTFETRGPGGGNYPNTREFEQVLRDKGYRVSFHPSSSGHDYAAWCEALVEGMRDFTGLVRQ; this comes from the coding sequence ATGAAGATGGCATGGAGTGGTCTGTTGATTGGGCTAAGCACGATGCCCACCGCGGCGGTGGCCTGCGAGTCGCCTTCCGTTCAGGGAGAGCAAAAGGGAAAATTTGATGCCAGCGGGGAGGTCTGTTTTGAGCTGCCTGAGCTGGGTGAAAACTATGTGCAGGCGACGCTTTCCGGGGTAACGGATGCCCGTTTACTCGACCGCGACAACCGTCGGATCCGCGCCCTGATTGAAGGCGGCCCGGCGGATGGCACGCAAACGCTGCTTTTTTCACTCCCGCCCAACCAAACCACCACGCTCGTGCTGCAAGGTCATGAAGGCGATCGCTGGCATTTTCAGTGGCGCATGAAAGAAACGTCGGCGATTTCCAGCGCCGACAAGCCGGACCCCGCCAGCCCGCTACTGCAAACCCTGGCGAAACAGCTTGAGAGCGGGGCAACAACGGACGCCTTCTGGCAGGCGCGTCAGCGTGAGGGTACGCCGCTGGTGGAACCGGTCGATTCCCGGCATAAACGGGTGACGTTCCTATGGCGTGGGGCGCATAATAATGTGTTCCTGCTCGGTTCGCCTGCGGGCGAGCACGATCCGCTTTTCCGGCTCGGCAATTCTGACGTCTGGTTTCGCAGCTATGTCGTTCCCGCCGATACGCTGATGCAGTACCAGCTGGCCCCCGACGTGCCGAAAATCGAAGGCAATCCGCACGAACAGCAGCGGGCGATCCTGGTCAGCGCGCAGGCCGATCCGTTCAATCCCAACAGCCTCAATCCTGCCAGCGACCGCTGGAATCGCTATTCGCTGCTGGCGCTGGATCCGGCGCGCTACTGCACCTTAACGCGCATGAAAAAGCCGATTCATTACGGGCAGCTGACGCGCCATCAGATTGACAGCGATTTTCTTGGCAACACCCGCGAAATTAAAATTTACCGCCCACGTGTCTCGCAGCCCGCGCGCTGGACGCTCTTACTGTTTGACGGCAAGCAGTATCAGGACGATTACCATTTTGCCAACGTGCTCGATGACCTGATTGCGCGCCATGTGCTGCCGCCGGTCAACGTAGTGTTTATCGATACCCTGGACAATGCCCGACGCGGGGCAGAGCTGCCGCCGAATCCGCGCTTTGCCGATTTTATGGCGCACGAACTGTTGCCGTGGCTGCATCGTAAGGGCTTGAGTCTGCAACGGGATAAAACGGTGCTGGCGGGGTCGAGCTACGGCGGGCTGGCGTCGGCGTGGGTGGCGCTGCGGTATCCAAACCTGTTTGGCAACGTGCTCAGCCTGTCCGGTTCGTACTGGTGGGCGCCGAAAGGCGAGGCCACCGACTGGTTGACGCGCCAATATCAGCAGGCGCCGCGCTACCCGATTCGCTTCTGGCTTCAGGCAGGCACGTTTGAAACGCGCGGTCCCGGCGGTGGAAATTACCCGAACACGCGGGAGTTTGAGCAGGTGCTGCGTGACAAAGGGTATCGCGTCAGCTTCCACCCGTCGTCCAGCGGCCATGATTATGCCGCGTGGTGTGAAGCGCTGGTGGAAGGCATGCGCGATTTTACCGGGTTAGTCCGCCAGTGA
- a CDS encoding AbgT family transporter, with amino-acid sequence MNTLTRTKKDGQESRLMSGFLNAIEKAGNRLPEPALIFFYFLLAVMGLSAVLSMVEFDIVNPVTQQTVQINNLLSAEALTSTLANMVTTFTGFAPLGIVLVAMLGVGVAESSGFINVALKKMLRVTPKKLLTPMLIFVAMFSHVAADAGYVLVIPLGAIIFMSAGRHPLVGIAAAFSGVSGGFAANMVPTGNDALLQGFTQAAAQLLDSTYTVNTLCNLFFGIASSIVITLVGWWVTERIVEPRVSKMTLDGDFKHDEDMSHVSAQESRAFNIAGVVMILGLVALAAAAWPQSSMLRSPDGSLTAYSAPIMKSIVPLIFLIFIIPGIVFGFASRSFKTGKDVINSMNDSMSKMGSYMVMAFFCAMFIKAFSDSNIGTLVALAGADGLKAMALPGEATIIGMILLTAVVNLLIGSASAKWGLLSPIMVPMLMAVGISPELTQAAFRIGDSSTNIITPLMVFFPLVVVYCQRYVKGAGVGTLVSMMMPYSIAFLVTWSLFLLAWWGLGMPLGVAAPYTWSAG; translated from the coding sequence ATGAATACACTGACAAGGACAAAAAAGGACGGTCAGGAAAGCCGCCTGATGAGCGGGTTTCTCAACGCGATTGAGAAAGCGGGCAACCGCCTGCCGGAACCGGCGCTTATCTTTTTCTACTTTTTACTCGCGGTGATGGGCCTGTCAGCGGTGTTATCGATGGTCGAATTCGACATCGTTAACCCGGTGACGCAGCAAACCGTGCAGATCAATAACCTGCTGTCGGCTGAAGCGTTGACCAGCACGCTCGCCAATATGGTCACCACTTTCACCGGATTCGCACCGCTCGGCATTGTGCTGGTGGCGATGCTGGGGGTCGGAGTGGCGGAAAGCTCAGGCTTTATCAACGTGGCGCTGAAAAAGATGCTGCGCGTGACGCCGAAAAAACTGCTGACGCCGATGCTGATTTTCGTGGCGATGTTCAGCCATGTGGCGGCGGATGCAGGTTACGTGCTGGTTATCCCACTCGGCGCGATTATCTTTATGTCCGCAGGCCGTCACCCGCTAGTCGGGATTGCCGCCGCGTTTTCCGGGGTATCCGGCGGGTTCGCCGCCAATATGGTGCCAACCGGCAATGACGCGCTGTTGCAGGGCTTTACCCAGGCCGCCGCCCAGCTGCTCGACAGCACGTACACCGTGAATACGCTGTGTAACCTGTTCTTCGGCATTGCCTCGTCGATAGTGATCACGCTGGTTGGCTGGTGGGTCACCGAGCGCATCGTCGAGCCGCGCGTGAGCAAAATGACCCTCGACGGTGATTTTAAGCACGACGAAGATATGTCTCACGTCTCCGCCCAGGAAAGCCGGGCGTTTAACATTGCCGGCGTGGTGATGATCCTCGGTCTGGTGGCCCTGGCCGCCGCCGCGTGGCCGCAAAGCTCAATGCTGCGCAGCCCGGACGGCTCGCTGACCGCCTACAGCGCGCCGATCATGAAATCCATCGTGCCGCTGATTTTCCTGATCTTCATTATTCCCGGCATCGTCTTCGGCTTTGCGTCGCGCAGCTTTAAGACCGGGAAAGATGTGATTAACTCCATGAATGATTCGATGAGCAAAATGGGCTCATACATGGTGATGGCCTTCTTCTGCGCCATGTTCATCAAAGCCTTCAGCGATTCGAACATCGGCACGCTGGTGGCTCTGGCGGGTGCGGACGGCCTGAAAGCTATGGCGCTGCCGGGCGAAGCAACCATTATCGGCATGATTCTACTGACGGCGGTGGTTAACCTGCTGATCGGCTCCGCGTCGGCAAAATGGGGCCTGTTGTCACCGATTATGGTACCAATGCTGATGGCGGTCGGGATTTCCCCGGAACTGACGCAGGCGGCCTTCCGCATCGGGGATTCCAGCACCAATATCATCACTCCGCTGATGGTGTTCTTCCCGTTGGTGGTGGTGTATTGCCAGCGCTACGTGAAGGGCGCGGGCGTCGGGACGCTGGTGTCGATGATGATGCCGTATTCCATCGCCTTCCTCGTGACCTGGAGCCTGTTCCTGCTGGCGTGGTGGGGCCTCGGGATGCCGCTTGGCGTGGCCGCGCCGTACACCTGGTCTGCGGGCTAA
- a CDS encoding RamA family antibiotic efflux transcriptional regulator, whose translation MTISAQVIDTIVEWIDDNLHQPLRIDDIARHAGYSKWHLQRLFMQQKGESLGRYIRERKLSFAAQELRDTDQKVYDICLKYGFDSQQTFTRVFTRTFKQPPGAWRKENQSRAH comes from the coding sequence ATGACGATTTCCGCTCAGGTTATTGACACCATCGTCGAGTGGATTGACGACAACCTGCATCAGCCGTTGCGCATTGACGATATCGCCCGTCATGCGGGATATTCGAAATGGCATTTGCAGCGCCTGTTTATGCAGCAAAAAGGGGAGAGCCTTGGCCGTTATATTCGCGAGCGCAAACTCAGTTTTGCGGCACAGGAATTACGCGATACCGATCAGAAGGTGTACGACATTTGCCTGAAATACGGTTTTGACTCACAGCAGACGTTTACCCGCGTATTTACGCGCACCTTCAAACAGCCGCCGGGTGCGTGGCGTAAAGAAAACCAAAGCCGCGCGCATTAG
- a CDS encoding helix-turn-helix transcriptional regulator: protein MSLITQPERVATRYDDNRKQLGAFLRSRRESLDPQRLGLPRSGRRRTPGLRREEVAMLADVGVTWYTWLEQGREVNPSVVVMQAVAQALQCSALETRHLFVLAGLAPLETLQVPKCEGISPGTRRMLDSLMPQPASIQTPGFDIVAWNDSFCRMMGVDYATIPEEDRNCIYLYLTNENWRSRLANPDVLPMFVSYFRAAMAEHRGEAEWENKLARFFAASAEFEALWHQRYEVRGVENQIKTINHPELGAFNLQQMYWYSAPRNGSRLLVYLPVDEAGERALEWFARQG from the coding sequence ATGTCGCTTATTACACAGCCTGAACGCGTAGCCACACGCTATGACGACAACCGTAAACAGCTCGGCGCATTCTTACGTTCACGGCGAGAAAGCCTGGATCCACAGCGGCTCGGATTGCCTCGCAGCGGAAGACGCCGCACGCCGGGCCTGCGGCGGGAAGAAGTGGCGATGCTGGCCGACGTCGGCGTGACCTGGTATACGTGGCTCGAGCAGGGCAGGGAAGTGAATCCGTCGGTGGTCGTGATGCAGGCGGTGGCGCAGGCGTTGCAGTGCAGCGCGCTGGAAACGCGCCATCTGTTTGTGCTGGCCGGGCTGGCGCCATTGGAGACGTTGCAGGTGCCGAAGTGTGAAGGCATCAGCCCTGGCACCCGCCGAATGCTGGACAGCCTGATGCCGCAGCCCGCGAGCATTCAGACGCCCGGTTTTGATATCGTCGCGTGGAACGACAGCTTTTGCCGGATGATGGGCGTCGATTACGCGACGATCCCGGAAGAAGACCGCAACTGCATCTATCTTTATCTCACCAATGAGAACTGGCGCAGCCGCCTGGCGAACCCGGATGTGCTGCCAATGTTTGTGTCCTATTTTCGCGCCGCAATGGCAGAACATCGCGGTGAAGCGGAATGGGAAAACAAGCTGGCCCGGTTCTTCGCGGCTTCTGCGGAATTCGAAGCCTTGTGGCATCAGCGCTACGAGGTGCGCGGCGTTGAGAATCAAATCAAAACGATTAATCACCCCGAGCTGGGGGCGTTCAACCTGCAACAGATGTACTGGTATTCCGCGCCGCGCAACGGTTCGCGTCTGCTGGTCTATTTACCGGTAGACGAAGCCGGTGAGCGGGCGCTGGAATGGTTTGCCCGGCAGGGCTGA
- a CDS encoding DUF1158 domain-containing protein — MKHPLESLVTAGGILLMAFLSCLLLPAPSLGLTVAQKLVSVFHLMDLSQLYTILFCIWFLVLGALEFFLLRFVWRRWFSLAD, encoded by the coding sequence ATGAAGCATCCGCTTGAATCTCTGGTCACCGCTGGCGGCATTTTGCTGATGGCCTTTTTGTCCTGTTTGCTGCTGCCCGCCCCTTCCCTGGGGCTGACCGTGGCGCAAAAACTGGTGTCCGTGTTCCATTTGATGGACCTCAGCCAGCTGTACACCATCCTGTTTTGCATCTGGTTTTTGGTGCTTGGCGCGCTGGAGTTTTTCCTGCTGCGCTTCGTCTGGCGGCGCTGGTTCTCACTGGCGGACTAA
- a CDS encoding YbdK family carboxylate-amine ligase, with the protein MSLPDFHVSDPFTLGIELEMQIVNPPGFDLSQDSSALIAEIGETGSAGEVKHDITESMLEIATGVCHDIHQASSQFSALRQTVLKAASNQHLQICGGGTHPFQKWQRQEVCDNERYLRTLEQFGYLIQQATVFGQHVHVGCPNGDDAIYLLHGLSRFVPHLIALSAASPYLQGADSKFSSSRLNVFSAFPDMGPMPWVANWQEFKGLFRRLTYTSLIDSIKDLHWDIRPSPHFGTVEVRVMDTPLTLTHAVNIAGLIQAISSWLLETRPFKPTPQDYLLYKFNRFQACRYGLAGVLTDVHTGEHSTISDDIQRLLEKVAPWADTLQASSAIDDLARRVQQGYSEADRMREFIADGGSLISLVEKHCEIWAA; encoded by the coding sequence ATGTCGCTACCTGATTTTCATGTTTCCGATCCTTTTACCCTCGGCATTGAGCTGGAGATGCAGATTGTTAACCCGCCGGGTTTCGACCTGAGCCAGGACTCTTCGGCGCTGATCGCGGAGATTGGCGAAACGGGTTCGGCGGGCGAGGTCAAACACGACATCACCGAGAGCATGCTGGAGATTGCCACCGGCGTGTGCCACGACATTCATCAAGCCAGCAGCCAGTTTTCCGCCCTTCGCCAGACGGTGCTGAAAGCCGCGTCGAATCAGCATCTGCAAATTTGCGGCGGCGGGACCCATCCGTTCCAGAAATGGCAGCGCCAGGAGGTGTGCGATAACGAGCGCTACCTGCGCACCCTGGAGCAGTTTGGTTATCTCATTCAGCAAGCGACGGTGTTTGGCCAGCATGTGCACGTCGGCTGTCCCAACGGTGATGACGCCATTTATCTGCTGCACGGCCTGTCGCGCTTTGTGCCGCACTTGATTGCGCTCAGCGCCGCGTCGCCTTATTTACAAGGCGCAGACAGCAAATTCTCCTCGTCGCGGCTCAATGTTTTTTCGGCTTTCCCGGATATGGGCCCGATGCCGTGGGTCGCCAACTGGCAGGAGTTTAAGGGATTATTTCGCCGCCTGACCTATACCAGCCTCATCGACAGCATTAAAGATTTGCACTGGGATATTCGCCCCAGCCCGCATTTTGGCACGGTTGAAGTGCGAGTAATGGACACGCCGCTGACCCTGACGCACGCGGTGAATATCGCCGGGCTGATTCAGGCGATTTCCAGTTGGCTGCTGGAAACGCGGCCGTTCAAACCGACGCCACAGGATTACCTGCTGTATAAATTTAACCGTTTCCAGGCCTGCCGTTACGGGCTGGCGGGCGTACTGACCGACGTGCACACGGGTGAACACTCGACGATTTCCGATGACATTCAGCGCCTGCTGGAGAAAGTCGCTCCGTGGGCCGATACGCTGCAGGCCAGCAGCGCGATTGACGACCTTGCGCGGCGGGTTCAGCAAGGCTACAGCGAGGCAGATCGGATGCGTGAATTTATCGCCGACGGCGGCTCGTTGATATCGCTGGTGGAAAAGCACTGTGAAATCTGGGCGGCGTGA
- a CDS encoding MBL fold metallo-hydrolase: protein MQRPLLSVVVIMLIASAASLPFVLNAGFGKAPQGAQLNAVESSAHYHDGQFHNQQPTPSWSGQKSMPRAIWEFLTTKRPNARPDQPLPLVKTDLASLPVQQDVMIWLGHSSWYLQLAGKRILIDPVFSNYAAPFSFLNKAFEGEYPWTAAAMPEIDLLIISHDHYDHLDYATIKALMPKIKRVVTPLGVGSHLRYWGMDSAIITEADWQQQVEISDELTVHVLPARHFSGRGLKRNQTLWGSFMFVTPEQTIYYSGDSGYGPHFKAIGEQFGHVDIAIMENGQYDQDWKYIHMLPEETAQAAVDLNARAVLPGHAGRFVLAKHTWDDPYKQLSTASEGKEYRLLTPVQGEPVWVANRDQQFRAWWE, encoded by the coding sequence ATGCAGCGTCCTCTTTTAAGTGTGGTTGTCATTATGTTAATTGCCAGTGCAGCGAGTTTACCGTTTGTGTTGAATGCCGGTTTCGGCAAGGCGCCGCAGGGCGCACAGTTGAATGCGGTGGAAAGCTCCGCGCACTATCACGACGGTCAGTTTCATAACCAGCAGCCGACTCCCAGCTGGTCCGGGCAGAAAAGTATGCCGCGTGCGATTTGGGAATTCCTGACCACCAAACGTCCGAATGCGCGACCCGATCAGCCGTTGCCGCTGGTCAAAACCGATCTCGCCAGTCTGCCCGTGCAGCAGGATGTGATGATTTGGCTCGGCCATTCCTCATGGTATTTGCAGCTCGCCGGGAAGCGCATCCTGATTGACCCGGTGTTCAGCAACTACGCCGCGCCATTCTCATTCCTCAATAAAGCGTTTGAAGGGGAATACCCGTGGACCGCCGCAGCGATGCCGGAAATCGACCTGCTGATCATCTCGCACGATCATTACGATCATCTGGATTACGCCACCATCAAGGCGCTAATGCCGAAGATTAAACGCGTCGTCACTCCGCTGGGCGTCGGTTCGCACCTGCGTTACTGGGGGATGGACAGCGCGATCATTACCGAAGCCGACTGGCAGCAGCAGGTCGAGATCAGCGATGAACTGACCGTGCATGTCCTTCCCGCGCGCCATTTCTCCGGCCGTGGCCTGAAGCGTAACCAGACGCTGTGGGGCAGTTTCATGTTCGTGACGCCAGAGCAGACTATTTATTACAGCGGTGACAGCGGCTATGGCCCGCACTTCAAGGCCATCGGCGAGCAGTTTGGTCACGTTGATATAGCCATTATGGAAAACGGCCAGTACGACCAGGACTGGAAGTACATTCACATGCTGCCAGAAGAGACCGCGCAGGCGGCGGTCGACCTCAACGCCCGCGCGGTATTACCGGGCCATGCGGGGCGATTTGTTCTGGCGAAACATACCTGGGATGACCCGTACAAACAGCTGAGCACCGCCAGCGAAGGGAAAGAGTATCGCCTGTTAACGCCGGTTCAGGGCGAACCGGTATGGGTTGCCAACCGTGACCAGCAGTTCCGTGCCTGGTGGGAATAA
- a CDS encoding GNAT family N-acetyltransferase produces MTEINKYGQTVGDALPDWQGAGLLERKALTGRSCRLEPLNAVRHAADLFEAFALVPDDRDWTWLGSERPVSVAVTRAWLQGKVDDEALVPFAVIDLRSERAVGVVCLMAIERANGVVEIGHVSWSVCMKRSVISTEVVWLLLREAFACGYRRVEWKCDVLNTASRQAAERIGFTFEGRFRQRMVRKGRNRDSDWLSIIDGEWPAIDAALQAWLDESNFDDKGQQLRRLESFRE; encoded by the coding sequence GTGACGGAAATCAACAAATACGGGCAGACGGTGGGTGATGCACTGCCTGACTGGCAGGGCGCGGGGTTGCTGGAACGTAAAGCCTTAACGGGTCGAAGCTGTCGGCTTGAACCGCTGAACGCCGTGCGTCATGCCGCGGATCTGTTTGAGGCTTTCGCCCTGGTGCCGGACGACCGCGACTGGACGTGGCTCGGCAGTGAGCGCCCGGTGTCCGTGGCGGTGACCCGTGCCTGGTTGCAGGGCAAAGTAGATGACGAGGCGTTAGTGCCGTTCGCGGTGATTGATTTACGCAGCGAACGCGCGGTGGGCGTGGTGTGCCTGATGGCTATCGAGCGGGCTAACGGCGTCGTGGAAATCGGCCATGTCAGTTGGTCAGTTTGCATGAAGCGCAGCGTTATCAGTACAGAAGTGGTCTGGCTGCTGCTGCGTGAAGCTTTCGCCTGTGGCTATCGCCGGGTGGAATGGAAATGCGACGTCCTGAATACCGCCTCACGCCAGGCAGCAGAACGCATCGGTTTTACCTTCGAAGGCCGTTTTCGTCAGCGGATGGTGCGTAAAGGCCGCAATCGCGACAGCGACTGGCTCTCAATAATCGACGGCGAATGGCCCGCGATTGATGCCGCACTTCAGGCGTGGCTGGATGAAAGCAACTTTGATGACAAAGGCCAACAGCTACGCCGACTGGAGAGTTTTCGCGAGTAG